The proteins below come from a single Bactrocera tryoni isolate S06 unplaced genomic scaffold, CSIRO_BtryS06_freeze2 scaffold_25, whole genome shotgun sequence genomic window:
- the LOC120780484 gene encoding uncharacterized protein LOC120780484, translating into MAQGFTKCPKEEVAAFWNNMAQELNSVGPPIKDISSWKKVWLDWKAYIKRKLVENKKEQSATGGGRYRQHHFNELEEAVIALTALQTSASGIDNTVSIGLPIVADVGNETLADVSMPSVTCSPALPKCTTRPPETCTADVIKEQFQIQKDFQEKVIEKLDDLSVRMRRVGRALEVQNDLKKCGSGRN; encoded by the exons ATGGCGCAGGGTTTTACAAAGTGCCCTAAAGAGGAAGTGGCAGCTTTTTGGAACAACATGGCCCAAGAACTAAATAGTGTTGGTCCGCCTATCAAGGATATTTCCAGCTGGAAGAAG gtaTGGCTTGACTGGAAGGCGTATATAAAAAGGAAacttgttgaaaataaaaaggagCAGTCAGCTACTGGTGGCGGCAGATATAGGCAGCACCATTTCAACGAATTGGAGGAAGCGGTGATAGCACTAACGGCATTGCAAACAAGTGCAAGTGGCATTGACAATACAGTTAGCATCGGCTTACCAATTGTAGCCGACGTGGGCAACGAGACGTTAGCTGACGTATCAATGCCATCAGTGACCTGCAGTCCAGCACTGCCTAAATGTACTACTAGGCCACCGGAAACCTGTACAGCCGATGTAATTAAAgaacaatttcaaattcaaaaagattTTCAGGAAAAGGTCATCGAAAAGTTGGATGATCTTTCAGTACGTATGCGACGAGTGGGCAGAGCATTGGAAGtgcaaaatgatttaaaaaaatgcggAAGTGGAAGAAATTAG